A DNA window from Sphingomonas profundi contains the following coding sequences:
- the otnI gene encoding 2-oxo-tetronate isomerase, with protein sequence MTKLSANLTMMFKDLPFLDRLDAAASAGFTAVEYLFPYEERIDDLVRRTRALGLETVLFNFPAGDWAGGERGIGALPDRLAEFRAGVDRALDYARALDCPRLHLMPGKLPGGTDHATARPTLIDNIAFAADRVAADGIDIMLEPINTRVDMPGYFYDTTESACAIIAEVARPNVKLQYDIYHMQIMEGDLARTIARLLPQIGHMQLADNPGRGEPGTGEIAYPWLLSHIDALGYDGWIGCEYAPRGDTLAGLGWAAPYLRARTDGGQ encoded by the coding sequence GTGACTAAGCTCTCGGCTAACCTGACGATGATGTTCAAGGATCTGCCGTTCCTTGATCGCCTCGATGCGGCCGCGAGCGCCGGCTTCACCGCGGTGGAATATCTCTTCCCCTACGAAGAGCGCATCGACGATCTGGTTCGGCGCACGCGCGCGTTGGGCCTAGAGACCGTCCTGTTTAATTTCCCGGCCGGCGACTGGGCCGGCGGCGAGCGCGGCATCGGCGCCCTGCCCGACCGCTTGGCGGAGTTTCGCGCCGGGGTGGATCGCGCGCTGGATTATGCACGCGCGCTCGATTGCCCGAGACTGCACCTGATGCCGGGCAAGCTGCCGGGCGGCACCGATCATGCCACCGCACGCCCCACGCTGATAGACAACATTGCCTTCGCCGCCGATCGCGTCGCGGCGGACGGCATCGACATCATGCTGGAGCCCATCAACACCCGCGTCGACATGCCCGGTTACTTCTACGACACGACCGAGTCCGCCTGTGCGATCATCGCCGAAGTCGCGCGGCCCAACGTGAAGCTGCAATATGACATCTACCATATGCAGATTATGGAGGGCGATCTCGCGCGCACGATCGCCCGGCTGCTGCCGCAAATCGGACATATGCAGCTGGCCGACAATCCGGGACGGGGTGAACCCGGCACTGGCGAGATCGCCTATCCCTGGCTGCTCTCGCACATAGATGCGCTCGGTTATGACGGCTGGATCGGCTGCGAATACGCACCGCGCGGCGATACGCTCGCCGGGCTCGGCTGGGCCGCGCCCTATCTCCGCGCCCGTACAGACGGAGGCCAATGA
- a CDS encoding glycerate kinase type-2 family protein → MNADAATATAGGTPLDGGAMRACLSDIFMAGLAAVRGDTLVEARSSFADGVWRYRSERESVDWELPEQGRVIVIGAGKAAASLALGLERTLGDRIDDGYLVVKYGHGEPLRRIRVAEAGHPVPDEAGLAATRELMRLASDLGPDDRVFMVLTGGASALLVSPVAGVTLDEKALVTDLMLRSGAAIDEMNEVRKALSRVKGGGLLDAIGAAPVTTLVISDVPGGRSGTIGSAPTVRDRASRQHVRAILAKYDLLDRLAPSIRRHLETPADEMDPSVDSPVAGNDRFIVLADSGTALDAAKLAAEQAGFATKVVDPDLAGGTHVAATAFAVEIRRARAERNAGGPPRILLAAGETTLRVTGDGLGGRNQEFALVVAREIAGVPDVAMLAGGTDGTDGPTDAAGAFADGESWLRAREVGLDPALMLRRNDSHRLFSALGDLYVTGATGTNVMDLVIAVVP, encoded by the coding sequence ATGAACGCCGACGCCGCAACCGCGACCGCCGGCGGCACGCCGCTGGATGGCGGCGCGATGCGCGCCTGCCTGTCGGATATCTTCATGGCCGGGCTTGCGGCGGTGCGAGGCGATACGCTGGTAGAGGCGCGCAGCAGCTTCGCCGATGGCGTGTGGCGCTATCGGAGCGAGCGAGAAAGTGTCGATTGGGAGCTGCCGGAACAGGGCAGGGTGATCGTGATCGGCGCCGGCAAGGCGGCGGCGTCCCTCGCACTGGGTCTGGAGCGAACCCTCGGGGATCGTATCGACGACGGCTATCTGGTGGTGAAATATGGTCATGGCGAGCCGCTTCGGCGCATCCGCGTGGCGGAGGCCGGACATCCCGTACCGGATGAGGCAGGGCTGGCGGCGACGCGCGAACTGATGCGGCTGGCCAGCGATCTGGGGCCGGACGATCGGGTGTTCATGGTGCTGACGGGCGGTGCATCGGCGCTGCTGGTCTCGCCGGTCGCGGGCGTGACGCTGGACGAGAAGGCGCTGGTGACGGACCTGATGTTGCGATCGGGCGCGGCGATCGACGAGATGAACGAGGTGCGCAAGGCGCTGTCGCGGGTCAAGGGCGGTGGGCTGCTCGATGCGATCGGCGCGGCGCCGGTGACGACCCTGGTGATATCGGACGTGCCGGGCGGGCGCTCAGGCACAATCGGCTCCGCGCCGACCGTGCGCGACCGTGCTTCGCGGCAGCATGTCCGCGCGATCCTCGCCAAGTACGATCTGCTCGATCGCCTGGCGCCCAGCATAAGGCGCCACCTGGAAACGCCGGCCGACGAGATGGACCCGAGCGTGGACAGCCCGGTGGCCGGCAACGATCGCTTCATCGTGCTGGCGGACAGCGGCACCGCACTGGATGCGGCGAAGCTGGCAGCCGAGCAGGCGGGTTTCGCGACAAAAGTCGTCGATCCAGATCTCGCCGGCGGCACTCATGTGGCCGCGACGGCTTTTGCGGTCGAGATCCGCCGGGCGCGGGCCGAGCGCAATGCGGGCGGTCCACCGCGAATCCTGCTGGCCGCCGGCGAGACGACGCTGCGGGTCACGGGCGACGGGCTCGGCGGACGCAACCAGGAATTCGCTCTAGTCGTCGCCCGGGAAATCGCGGGCGTGCCGGACGTCGCGATGCTCGCGGGCGGCACGGATGGCACGGACGGCCCGACCGACGCGGCGGGCGCGTTCGCCGATGGGGAAAGCTGGCTGCGAGCACGGGAGGTGGGGCTGGATCCCGCCCTGATGCTGCGCCGCAACGACTCCCACCGCCTGTTCTCGGCGTTGGGCGACCTCTACGTGACCGGCGCTACCGGCACCAACGTGATGGACCTCGTCATCGCGGTCGTGCCCTGA
- a CDS encoding IclR family transcriptional regulator has product MGGKFVQRDHDDATDDRLGRVQSLVRAFGVLDELSKADGLTLSEIARLAKLPRSTTHRLLTTMEALNFVAFDRDTNNWAIGMKAFTVGAAFAHARDLGKLGRPIMRGLMQELHHSVNIAVPEKQGMCYVGQVETSGVRQTAARPGACLPMHTTASGKVMMAHWSPPELDRFLARTELIARTERSITDLDQIRGELSNVRQRGFAIDDEEHAPGLRCVAAVVLDRYGAPRASLSISDVISRLKRESLDGIGQSLVLAARQMTSEIGTQLAA; this is encoded by the coding sequence ATGGGAGGGAAGTTCGTGCAGCGAGACCACGACGATGCGACCGATGACCGGCTGGGCCGCGTCCAGTCGCTGGTCCGGGCGTTCGGCGTTCTGGACGAACTCTCCAAGGCGGACGGCCTGACGCTCAGCGAGATCGCGCGGCTCGCCAAATTGCCGCGATCCACGACGCATCGCCTGCTCACCACCATGGAAGCGTTGAACTTCGTCGCGTTCGATCGGGACACCAACAACTGGGCGATCGGGATGAAGGCGTTCACGGTCGGCGCCGCCTTCGCGCACGCGCGCGATCTCGGCAAGCTTGGCCGGCCGATCATGCGCGGCCTGATGCAGGAGCTGCATCACAGCGTGAACATTGCCGTGCCGGAAAAGCAGGGCATGTGCTATGTCGGGCAGGTCGAGACGAGCGGCGTGCGGCAGACAGCGGCCCGGCCCGGCGCCTGCCTGCCGATGCACACCACCGCGTCGGGCAAGGTGATGATGGCGCACTGGTCTCCGCCCGAACTCGATCGCTTCCTTGCCCGCACCGAGTTGATTGCGCGCACGGAGCGCAGCATCACGGACCTCGACCAGATCCGCGGGGAACTGTCGAACGTCCGCCAGCGCGGCTTCGCCATTGATGACGAGGAGCATGCGCCGGGCCTGCGCTGCGTAGCCGCCGTCGTGCTCGACCGTTACGGCGCGCCGCGCGCATCGCTCTCGATATCGGACGTGATCAGCCGCCTGAAGCGCGAGAGCCTCGACGGCATCGGCCAGAGCCTGGTGCTGGCGGCCCGCCAGATGACGTCGGAGATCGGCACGCAGCTGGCTGCCTGA
- a CDS encoding glycerate kinase type-2 family protein, which yields MMRDGATIESPVTRDQGELSQAALLREMFDVALDAVSAERCLPAHLPPAVPGRTLILGIGKAGAAMARVAARAMPYPSEVIVLTRYGHGYPAHDMPDGARLFEAGHPLPDEHGVKAARFILQAVSSLGPDDQLVALISGGGSALLALPAEGVTLRDKQRITRQLLLCGASISEINCVRTHLSAVKGGRLALAAYPAKIVTLAFSDIPGDDPALIASGPTLADRTRLADARRILELYRIDVPANVTDALANPRNETPVATSPDLNVGWTRVVARSQNALQAAAGLAVAAGYTPVYLGSDVEGDATEIGTVHAALALHHAGKGGRWALLSGGETTVLVRNPQGHGGRNTEYLLSLAFALDGAPGISALACDTDGIDGTEDNAGAVIGPTTLDRARELGLSPGAALHQNETYGFFAALDDLVMTGPTRTNVNDMRVILIDGDRC from the coding sequence ATGATGAGAGACGGCGCGACGATCGAATCGCCTGTCACGCGGGATCAAGGCGAACTCTCGCAGGCCGCCCTGTTGCGCGAGATGTTCGATGTGGCGCTGGATGCCGTCTCCGCGGAGCGGTGTCTGCCCGCCCATCTGCCGCCGGCCGTGCCGGGCCGCACGCTGATCCTCGGCATCGGCAAGGCCGGGGCGGCGATGGCGCGCGTCGCCGCGCGGGCCATGCCTTACCCTAGCGAGGTGATCGTCCTCACCCGTTACGGCCATGGCTATCCCGCACACGACATGCCCGATGGTGCCCGCCTGTTCGAGGCGGGCCATCCTCTTCCCGACGAGCATGGCGTCAAAGCCGCGCGCTTCATATTGCAGGCGGTATCCTCGCTCGGGCCGGACGACCAGCTGGTCGCCCTGATCTCCGGCGGCGGCTCGGCCCTGCTGGCGCTTCCCGCCGAGGGCGTGACGCTGCGCGACAAGCAGCGCATCACGCGGCAACTCCTGCTGTGCGGCGCCTCCATTTCCGAGATTAACTGCGTGCGTACCCATCTTTCGGCGGTGAAGGGCGGGCGGCTCGCGCTGGCGGCGTATCCGGCCAAGATCGTCACCCTCGCTTTCTCGGACATACCGGGCGACGATCCCGCGCTCATCGCCTCCGGCCCCACTTTGGCCGATCGCACGCGGCTGGCCGACGCGCGCCGTATTCTGGAACTCTACCGAATCGACGTGCCCGCCAACGTCACGGACGCGCTCGCAAATCCGCGGAACGAGACGCCGGTCGCCACGTCGCCCGATCTCAACGTCGGTTGGACCCGCGTCGTCGCGCGGTCGCAAAATGCCCTGCAGGCCGCCGCCGGTCTCGCTGTCGCGGCCGGCTACACGCCGGTCTATCTCGGCAGCGATGTCGAGGGAGACGCCACGGAGATCGGTACGGTCCACGCCGCCCTCGCCCTGCATCATGCCGGCAAGGGCGGCCGCTGGGCACTGCTCTCGGGCGGCGAGACGACGGTGCTGGTGCGCAATCCGCAAGGGCATGGCGGCCGGAATACCGAGTATCTGCTGAGCCTCGCCTTCGCGCTGGATGGCGCGCCGGGCATATCGGCGCTCGCCTGCGATACTGATGGCATAGACGGAACAGAAGACAATGCCGGCGCCGTCATCGGCCCGACCACGCTGGACCGCGCGCGGGAACTGGGTCTCTCCCCCGGCGCCGCGCTCCACCAGAACGAGACCTACGGGTTTTTCGCGGCGCTCGACGATCTCGTCATGACCGGGCCGACCCGCACGAACGTGAACGACATGCGGGTGATCCTGATCGACGGCGATCGCTGTTAG
- a CDS encoding alpha-amylase family protein, whose protein sequence is MTASRAASIGLSAPRPAWYKRPYRIVQTNLREIDVKEDPREIARAIKAFGGDVIVSNIGGIVAFYPTQLKLQHTNPKLTGDFAGAMIEAARAEGLVFVGRFDLSKSTAAAYRAHPEWFMLNRDGTPREYAGTYQACPNGGWAREYGPLILREAGSRYAMDSAFFNMTGFPATDYSNVAHGICVCDNCRRRFRALYKRELPTVDGFGDPGWIDYLEFQDRTSEEVLELNNATLRKVRPNTPILGYFRYREVGRGEVQRRVSRTAPEWQYQSGEQSRSAQARNPGKPFSSTSAAHIDYPWRQVTETAAYHELRFAQQLATGAQLDLYLMGTLADQDDTRYLASVSRLFQWYGTAADAYTGLRPGARVALYDSEKNGRFGGGTRSAKRAVGAFRGAYSALAQARLSFWFVNDGRIEDGTTRLTAVDYDVLVMPHVGLLSDAEAACIDEFVAGGGLLITTGETGAYGPRGQVRAANALRSSPAISFGTPVDAQGWTFDAARASIDLGGARIAVDAEYFPVAAREGATNLLPLAPDQRFGPPEFSYAIPGRAARAEPGMLVRSFGKGHAVHIPWLPDWLFYRDGLADHAAIFAALIARYAPPAEVQLVGAGPVELMLHRQPLTGRRLVHVVNYAGQRNGLYDPPPAIHGLKLGIRGGAREGRALRAGISLRGTDAGGHTWFDLPPVETFEALLIA, encoded by the coding sequence ATGACGGCATCGCGTGCCGCGTCCATCGGTCTCTCGGCCCCCCGTCCAGCTTGGTATAAGCGACCCTATCGCATCGTCCAGACGAACCTGCGTGAGATCGACGTAAAGGAGGATCCGCGCGAGATCGCTCGCGCTATCAAGGCGTTTGGCGGGGATGTGATCGTCTCGAACATCGGCGGAATTGTCGCTTTCTATCCCACGCAGCTGAAGCTCCAACATACCAACCCGAAGCTGACGGGTGATTTCGCCGGCGCGATGATCGAGGCGGCGCGTGCGGAAGGGCTCGTTTTCGTCGGCCGGTTCGACCTCTCCAAATCGACCGCGGCGGCCTACCGGGCGCATCCCGAGTGGTTCATGCTGAACCGGGATGGTACCCCGCGCGAATATGCCGGCACCTACCAGGCCTGTCCGAACGGGGGTTGGGCACGGGAATACGGTCCGCTGATCCTGCGCGAGGCGGGCAGCCGCTACGCGATGGACAGCGCCTTCTTCAACATGACGGGCTTTCCGGCGACGGACTACAGCAACGTCGCGCACGGGATCTGCGTATGCGACAATTGCCGCCGCCGCTTCCGCGCGCTGTACAAGCGGGAGCTGCCGACGGTGGACGGATTCGGCGACCCGGGCTGGATCGACTATCTCGAATTCCAGGACAGGACCAGCGAAGAGGTGCTGGAGCTGAACAATGCCACCTTGCGCAAGGTTCGGCCGAACACGCCGATACTCGGCTATTTCCGCTATCGTGAGGTGGGGCGCGGCGAGGTGCAGCGGCGCGTCTCGCGCACGGCGCCCGAGTGGCAGTATCAGTCCGGCGAGCAGAGTCGGTCGGCGCAGGCACGCAATCCGGGCAAGCCCTTCTCCAGCACGTCGGCCGCGCACATCGACTATCCCTGGCGGCAGGTGACGGAGACGGCCGCCTATCACGAACTGCGTTTCGCGCAACAGCTGGCGACGGGCGCGCAACTGGACCTATACCTGATGGGCACCCTTGCCGATCAGGATGACACGCGCTATCTCGCGTCGGTCTCGCGCCTGTTCCAATGGTACGGCACGGCGGCCGACGCCTATACCGGCTTGCGCCCCGGCGCGCGCGTGGCGTTGTACGATTCCGAGAAGAACGGCCGTTTCGGCGGCGGGACGCGATCTGCCAAGCGCGCCGTCGGTGCCTTTCGCGGTGCCTATAGCGCGCTGGCGCAGGCCCGACTTTCGTTCTGGTTTGTCAATGACGGCCGAATCGAGGACGGGACGACGCGGTTGACGGCGGTCGACTATGACGTGCTGGTGATGCCTCACGTCGGATTGTTGTCCGACGCGGAAGCCGCGTGCATCGACGAGTTCGTCGCGGGCGGCGGCCTCCTGATCACGACGGGCGAGACCGGCGCCTACGGGCCGCGCGGGCAAGTGCGTGCCGCCAACGCGCTGCGCTCCTCTCCGGCGATCAGCTTCGGCACGCCGGTGGATGCGCAGGGCTGGACCTTCGACGCGGCCCGGGCGTCGATCGATCTGGGCGGTGCGCGCATCGCGGTGGACGCGGAGTATTTCCCGGTTGCGGCCCGGGAGGGGGCCACGAACCTGCTGCCGCTGGCGCCGGACCAGCGGTTCGGACCGCCGGAGTTCAGCTATGCAATACCGGGCCGGGCGGCACGTGCCGAGCCGGGCATGCTCGTGCGCAGCTTCGGCAAGGGGCATGCGGTGCATATCCCCTGGCTGCCGGACTGGCTGTTCTACCGCGATGGGCTGGCCGACCATGCCGCCATCTTCGCGGCGCTGATCGCCCGTTACGCGCCGCCGGCTGAGGTGCAGTTGGTCGGGGCCGGGCCGGTGGAGCTGATGCTTCACCGTCAGCCGCTGACGGGGCGCCGCCTCGTCCATGTCGTGAACTATGCCGGGCAGCGGAACGGCCTTTACGATCCGCCGCCGGCGATCCACGGCTTGAAACTGGGCATTCGCGGCGGCGCGAGGGAAGGCCGGGCGCTGAGAGCCGGCATCTCCCTGCGCGGCACCGATGCGGGCGGCCATACGTGGTTCGATCTGCCGCCGGTCGAGACGTTCGAGGCGCTCCTGATCGCGTGA
- a CDS encoding L-lactate permease, with protein MIWSQDYDPLGMPWLSALLAAAPVVVMLGGLGVLHMRAHVAALAGLATAFVMAVLVFGMPAGLATRAVAFGAAYGLLPIGWIVLNIIFLYQLTNESGQFTILRNSISGITDDSRLQLLLIAFCFGAFFEGAAGFGAPVAVTGAMLIGLGFTRLQASGLSLIANTAPVAFGALGTPLVTLAGVTGLPLMDLSTMVGRQMAPFALIVPFWLLIAYCGWRRALEVWPAALVAGAIFAVTQMLISSLHGPWLTAIGAALASIAGLILFLRVWSPRTIMHVNAARLSRYDERVEQTDPAHADAHPDAVVITAERPTRRAVARAWLPWLILTALVFLWGLPFMKAALDAIFKLAIPWPGLDQMIRRMPPVAVKAELEPAVYNLNLLSATGSAILLAGVASGLLLRMPVAEIGRTYARAFKSVMPSLLTIAAMLALGYLTRFAGVDAAMGLAFSATGVFYPFFGTMLGWLGVAVTGSDTASNVLFGGLQKVTSEQLGLPPVLMASANSAGGVMGKMIDAQSIVVASTATRWYGQEGRILRYVFLHSLVLGALVGVVVMLMAYVSPFTALVVR; from the coding sequence ATGATCTGGTCGCAGGATTATGATCCGCTCGGCATGCCTTGGCTCTCCGCCCTGCTGGCGGCGGCGCCGGTGGTGGTGATGCTTGGCGGGCTGGGCGTCCTGCACATGCGCGCGCATGTCGCGGCCCTGGCAGGGCTGGCTACCGCATTCGTGATGGCGGTGCTGGTCTTCGGCATGCCGGCCGGGCTGGCCACACGGGCCGTGGCGTTCGGTGCCGCCTACGGCCTGCTGCCGATCGGCTGGATCGTGCTCAACATCATCTTCCTCTACCAGCTGACCAACGAGAGCGGCCAGTTCACCATTCTGCGCAACTCGATCTCCGGGATCACGGACGACAGTCGCCTGCAACTGCTGCTGATCGCCTTCTGCTTCGGCGCTTTCTTCGAGGGCGCGGCTGGCTTCGGCGCGCCGGTGGCGGTGACGGGAGCAATGCTGATCGGGCTCGGCTTCACCCGTCTGCAAGCCTCCGGGCTGTCGCTGATCGCCAATACCGCACCCGTCGCGTTTGGCGCGCTGGGCACCCCGCTAGTGACCCTGGCGGGCGTGACAGGGCTGCCGCTGATGGACCTGTCCACGATGGTGGGGCGACAAATGGCGCCGTTCGCGCTGATCGTGCCGTTCTGGCTGCTGATCGCCTATTGTGGCTGGCGGCGGGCGCTGGAGGTATGGCCGGCGGCACTGGTTGCAGGCGCCATCTTCGCCGTCACCCAAATGCTGATCTCCAGCCTGCACGGGCCCTGGCTCACCGCCATCGGCGCCGCGCTCGCCTCCATCGCCGGGTTGATCCTGTTCCTGCGCGTCTGGTCTCCCAGGACCATCATGCACGTGAATGCGGCGCGGCTCAGCCGGTATGACGAGCGGGTGGAGCAGACCGATCCCGCCCATGCGGACGCACACCCCGATGCCGTCGTCATCACGGCCGAGCGGCCAACGCGCCGCGCGGTGGCGCGCGCGTGGCTGCCGTGGCTGATCCTGACGGCTCTGGTGTTCCTGTGGGGCCTACCGTTCATGAAGGCGGCGCTGGATGCGATCTTCAAACTCGCCATCCCGTGGCCGGGGCTCGACCAGATGATCCGGCGCATGCCGCCGGTAGCGGTCAAGGCGGAGCTGGAGCCGGCCGTCTACAATCTGAACCTGCTTTCCGCCACCGGATCGGCGATCCTGCTCGCCGGTGTCGCCAGCGGCCTGCTGCTGCGCATGCCGGTGGCGGAGATCGGCCGCACCTATGCGCGCGCGTTCAAGAGCGTGATGCCCTCGCTGCTGACGATCGCGGCGATGCTGGCGCTCGGCTACCTCACCCGCTTTGCCGGGGTCGATGCCGCGATGGGCCTCGCCTTTTCCGCAACGGGGGTCTTCTATCCCTTTTTCGGTACGATGCTCGGCTGGCTGGGCGTGGCCGTGACCGGATCCGATACCGCGTCCAACGTGCTGTTCGGTGGCTTGCAGAAGGTGACGTCGGAACAGCTCGGCCTGCCGCCGGTGCTGATGGCGAGCGCCAACAGCGCGGGCGGCGTGATGGGCAAGATGATCGACGCGCAGAGCATCGTCGTCGCCTCCACCGCCACCCGCTGGTACGGACAGGAAGGCCGCATCCTGCGCTACGTGTTCCTCCACAGCCTCGTGCTGGGCGCGCTCGTCGGGGTCGTCGTGATGCTGATGGCCTATGTGTCGCCCTTCACCGCCCTCGTGGTGCGATAG